A region of the Geomonas subterranea genome:
CGAGGTGGAGTGGATCGCGACTAACATGACCGACTCCGCCCATGGCAACACAGGCATGTCCTTCATGATCGGTCTCCCGACGGTGACCCCGACGGCGTGGACCATCTCCAACGGTACGACCAACAACTCGGGGATCACCGGCTGGAACACGATATGGGACGCCACTGCCGGCCATACCTGGCGTACCGGCACCCTGCTCTCCGTGTCGAACTGGGCCTCCTCGCCCAACGCCTACTCAATAGACTGGACCAACTCGAACTGGGACGTGGCTTCCACTGCGGCGGCGTACGACAACGGTTCAACTACGACCCCGGGTGACCTTGACCGGACCGCTGACAAGATGGGTGTGGACGCCGTGATCAACGTTCCTGCCGACACCCCGGCCGGTACCTACACCATCACCCTGGCCGGTATCGGCCACTACTACACGACGAAGACCAACAAGTGCAACAAGACACAGACCCTCAGCATCACGGTCACTGCGGCAGGCGGCGGTGACACCACCAAGCCGGTGGTCTCGGCGGGCTTCTCCGCCACCACCCCGTCGCTTTCCAAGACCATCTCTGTATCCGGCTTCGCCGCCACGGACAACACCGGCGTCACCGGCTACATGATCACGACGAGCGCCACGGCGCCTCTTTCCACCGACGCCGGGTGGCTCGCCTCCGCGCCCACAAGCTACACGGTGGCCGCCGACGGGAGCTACACCCTGTACCCCTGGGCCAAGGACGCTGCCGGTAACGTCTCCGCCGTCTACGGCACCCCGGTCGCGGTGGTGGTCGACTCCACCAAGCCGGTGGTCTCGGCGGGCTTTGCCGCCACCACGCCGTCGCTGTCCAGAACCATTACCGTCTCCGGTTTCGCCGCGACCGACGCCAGCGGCGTCACCGGCTACATGATCACGACGAGCGCCACGGCGCCGCTTGCCGGGGACGCAGGGTGGCTCGCCACCGCACCGACCAGCTACGCCGTTGGGGCCGACGGAACTTTCACCCTGTACCCTTGGGCGAAGGACACCTATGGCAACGTCTCCGCCGTGTACGCCTCGCCGGTCACCGTCGTCGTCGACACCGTAAAGCCGACGGTCTCTTCCACGGTCCCGGTGAACGGCGCCACCGGCACCGCGCTGAACGGCACCGTCACCATCAACTTCAGCGAGGCCGTGAACTGTGCCACGGTGACCACCAGCTCAGTCACCATCGCGCCAGCGGTTACCTGGGCCCTGACCAGCTGTTCCGGGAGCCAGGCCGTGTTCACACCTTCCGGGCAGGCGGACTCCACCGCCTACACCGTGACCGTCGGGGCCGCGGTGGCCGACAGCGCCGGTAACACCCTGGCCGCGAGCTACCCCTTCAGCTACACGACCTCGGCGCCGGCGCCCAACAACGCGCCGGGCACGCCAGCGTCGCTTACCCAGTACAAAAGCGACGGCACCACGCTCCTTACCAGGGGCCTTTACACCAACCTGACTACGCTGATCTTCAAGGGGGCGGTCACGGACCCCGACAGCGATACCGTTAAGCTGGACATCGAGCTCGCCGACGTAGGGGCTGCTTTCACCGGGACCCCGACCTGCAGCAGCACACTGGTAACCAGCGGCACCACCGCGGCCGCAACCTGCAGCGGCATCGCCAACGGCCGGTTCAAATGGCAGGCCCGCGCCACCGACAGCAAGGGCTTGTCCGGCAGCTGGACGCAATACTAATAGGAGCGCTCGATGAAGGATCTGAGGAGAACAATGAGAGAGTCGAGAACTCAGGCAACTCCCGAAACAGCAACCGCATTTGCACTTTTGCGCAACATGAGTGGCCGCACCCGCATGAACCTGCTCGGCACGCTTTTGATGACCCTGCTGGTTGTGTGTGTCGGGCTCACCACTTATTTCATGCCTAACGACGCGAGCGCATGGCCGACCAAGTACGGCTCCTGCTCCGGCTCGGGCTGCCACGTGCTCGCCGACCCGAACGCCACCATCACGACGGCTATCAATGGCGCGGTTGGCACCTCGGTGACCGTTCCCGCCGGCGGAAGCTTCGAGGTCGACTGGAAGGTCACCAACGTCACCAACGTCGCGGGCGGCCAGGTCGGCGTAGGCGTCGAGATCAACCTCCCGACCGGCTGGGGCCTTGCCAAGGGTACCGTGAACTCCCCGGCGATCCCGGGGTGGAACAGCGTCTGGGATGCGGCCGACGGCGTCGCGGCCGGGTGGGCCACGGCCAGCAGCTACAGCACCGCCAGCGAGTTCCCGAACAGCCCGGTCGGCTACACCATCAACTACAATGGCACCGCATGGGATACCGGGACCAGGAACGCCGCTTACGATACCGGCGCGGCCGGCCTCGACCTCGACGGCACCGCCGAGACCATGGGCACTGACGCCGTCGTCACCGTACCGGCCGGGACCGCCAACGGAACCTACACCATCGTGGTCATGGGCGTCGGTCACGACTCCTCCAAAGCCCACGTCGAGCAGGCCATCACCGTAACCGTTGCCGGTGGCGCCGACACCACCAAGCCGGTGGTTTCCGCGGGCTTCGCCGCCACCACGCCTGCGACGGCGTGGGCGATCCCGGTCTCCGGTTTCGCGGCGACCGACAACACCGGCGTCACCGGCTACATGATTACCACGAGCGCGACCGCTCCGCTTGCCACCGACGCCGCCTGGACCGGCACTGCGCCGACCAGCTACACGGTCGCGGCCGACGGCAGCTACACCCTCTACCCCTGGGCCAAGGACGCGGCCGGCAACGTCTCTGCTGTGTACGCATCCCCGGTGACGGTCCTCGTCGACACGCTGCGCCCGACGGTAACCAGCACGGTCCCGACAACCGGCGCAACCGGCATCACCCCTGACAACACCGTCACCCTGAACTTCAGCGAGGCCGTGAACTGCGCGACCGTGACCACCAGCAGCGTCACCATCTCGCCCGCCGTCACCTGGGCCAAGACCAGCTGCTCGGGCACCCAGGCAGTCTTCACCCCGACCGGCCAGGCGGGTTCCACCTCGTACATGGTAACGGTAGGTACCGGTGTAGCCGACCTGAACGGCAACGCCATGAGCAGCTCCTACGCGTTCAACTACACGACGGCCACGCCGATCGTGCGTCCGGATACTGCCATCAGCGCGCCGCTGGCCGCCACCGTGCTGACCACCACCCCGGTAGCCATCACCGGTACCGCGACCACCGGCACCAACCCGCTCGGCTCGGTTCAGGTTTCCACAAACAACGGCTCCACCTGGACCGCTGCCACCGGCACCGCTTCCTGGTCCTACTCCTGGACCCTCCCGAGCGAAGACTACGTTACCCATACCATCCTCGCCAAAGGCGTTGACAATGCAGCCAATGAGGACACCACCCCGGCTTCGGTAACGGTGATCGTCGACAACGTCGCCCCGGCAGGCCTCGCCAACTCTGCCCCGGTGAACCTCGCCACCAACCAGGCACTAGCGACGACGCTCACCTCGGGGACCGCAACCGACGCCAACACGAGCTCGGCCGTACAGTACTTCTTCGAGCTCGCCACCGACAGCGGCTTCACCACCGGCGTGCAGCAGAGCGGCTGGCAGACCACCAAGACCTTCGCTCCGACACTGGCCGGCGCCACCACCTATTACTGGCACGTCAGGGCCAAGGACGCCGCGGGCAACATCTCGGCATACACCACGACCTGGAGCTTCAGCACCATCGGGCCGACCGCGCCGAATGCACCTTCCGCGACCCAGTACCAGGCCGACGGCG
Encoded here:
- a CDS encoding Ig-like domain-containing protein, whose product is MESSKAHESREKTVDGIRGLAAVALIVAFVCSTFTFLVLSQREALAQPTKSTNCTASGCHVSASTTATFAWGTIYNATKNPASPTALTVSAGSSFEVEWIATNMTDSAHGNTGMSFMIGLPTVTPTAWTISNGTTNNSGITGWNTIWDATAGHTWRTGTLLSVSNWASSPNAYSIDWTNSNWDVASTAAAYDNGSTTTPGDLDRTADKMGVDAVINVPADTPAGTYTITLAGIGHYYTTKTNKCNKTQTLSITVTAAGGGDTTKPVVSAGFSATTPSLSKTISVSGFAATDNTGVTGYMITTSATAPLSTDAGWLASAPTSYTVAADGSYTLYPWAKDAAGNVSAVYGTPVAVVVDSTKPVVSAGFAATTPSLSRTITVSGFAATDASGVTGYMITTSATAPLAGDAGWLATAPTSYAVGADGTFTLYPWAKDTYGNVSAVYASPVTVVVDTVKPTVSSTVPVNGATGTALNGTVTINFSEAVNCATVTTSSVTIAPAVTWALTSCSGSQAVFTPSGQADSTAYTVTVGAAVADSAGNTLAASYPFSYTTSAPAPNNAPGTPASLTQYKSDGTTLLTRGLYTNLTTLIFKGAVTDPDSDTVKLDIELADVGAAFTGTPTCSSTLVTSGTTAAATCSGIANGRFKWQARATDSKGLSGSWTQY